The Tripterygium wilfordii isolate XIE 37 chromosome 4, ASM1340144v1, whole genome shotgun sequence genome has a window encoding:
- the LOC119997132 gene encoding uncharacterized protein LOC119997132 isoform X1 has product MSWVGPLKPNHKHQFGPPSPQIEGYLCHFVARKTASRKCTQCAPSKLSEFRFFSHFEKQLRHRLNLFRVLKNLNRSSPLSFMICHNTSRLQWTNMSKMINETEQNSAGIMEEIGKCKDSALERKKDLEEKKERFQKAAYTVLDMLSRRD; this is encoded by the exons ATGAGTTGGGTCGGCCCATTAAAGCCCAATCATAAACACCAATTCGGCCCACCGAGTCCCCAAATCGAAGGCTATTTATGCCATTTCGTTGCGCGTAAAACCGCGTCACGCAAGTGCACACAATGCGCGCCATCAAAACTTTCAGAATTCAGATTCTTCTCACATTTTGAAAAGCAGCTGCGACACCGTCTCAACCTGTTCCGAGTCCTGAAGAATCTGAACCGAAGCTCTCCGCTCTCGTTTATG ATATGTCACAACACATCCAGATTGCAGTGGACAAACATGAGCAAGATGATAAA TGAAACTGAGCAAAATTCAGCCGGAATAATGGAAGAGATAGGGAAGTGCAAAGACTCTGCTCTTGAAAGGAAGAAGGACTTGGAGGAGAAGAAGGAAAGATTTCAGAAAGCTGCTTACACAGTTCTAGACATGCTTAGCCGCAGAGACTAA
- the LOC119997132 gene encoding uncharacterized protein LOC119997132 isoform X2 yields the protein MVRRPTSDMVAQGKRKRNKKKGEGRRKREGILICHNTSRLQWTNMSKMINETEQNSAGIMEEIGKCKDSALERKKDLEEKKERFQKAAYTVLDMLSRRD from the exons ATGGTCAGACGAccaacttccgatatggtggcgcaaggaaaaagaaagaggaataagaagaaaggagaaggaagaagaaagagggagggtattttg ATATGTCACAACACATCCAGATTGCAGTGGACAAACATGAGCAAGATGATAAA TGAAACTGAGCAAAATTCAGCCGGAATAATGGAAGAGATAGGGAAGTGCAAAGACTCTGCTCTTGAAAGGAAGAAGGACTTGGAGGAGAAGAAGGAAAGATTTCAGAAAGCTGCTTACACAGTTCTAGACATGCTTAGCCGCAGAGACTAA
- the LOC119997130 gene encoding potassium channel KAT3 isoform X2 has product MSLETRSSPLPLLFRRRSSGEIKNLATVSSSLLPAFGTVIDERLHLKEYVIVPYDRRYRLWQALLVVLVVYSAWASPFELAFKAAAGGALMYVDLVVDVFFTIDIILTFFVAYLDTSSYLLVDDHKKIALRYITSLWFVMDVASTLPFQFIYRVFTGEMQNGQAFGFLNLLRLWRLRRVSELFKRLEKDTIFSYFWTRLSKLICVILFVVHSAGCFYYWLAAHHKVPENTWIGAQVHDFKHRSVWLGYTYSLYWSIVTLTTVGYGDLHAVNTGEKTFNMLYMLFNIGLTAYVIGNMTNLVVHSAVRTFAMRDAINEMLQYVSKNRLPESLREQMLAHMQLKFKTAELQQEEVLMDLPKAIRSSISQHLFRNTVGNAYLFKGATEDLIGQLVSEMKAEYFPPKVEIILKNEIPTDFYILVSGAVELLTYKNGIEQSLSKLGPGDLAGEIGVLFNIPQPFTVRTKRLSQVIRISHQNFKQIVQPYNEDGKIIISNFIQYLKNLKEDVREEIRFLTDYLSDLTMEQTVASNEEPQNRESLDSHEDGNVEGTPERPITKPIRVIIHGQHPKENNNSLGMLIQLPNSKEALFILAGKKLGKQGSTILMEDGSQVEDLDALRDNDHLFIF; this is encoded by the exons ATGTCACTAGAGACAAGGTCTTCGCCTCTACCATTACTGTTCCGAAGACGTTCAAGTGGTGAAATCAAAAACTTAGCCACAGTTTCCAGTAGCCTCTTACCCGCTTTTGGTACAGTGATTGATGAAAGGTTGCATCTCAAGGAATATGTTATTGTTCCCTATGATCGTAGATACCG TTTGTGGCAAGCGCTTCTGGTGGTGCTGGTTGTGTACTCTGCATGGGCATCTCCGTTCGAGCTAGCATTCAAAGCGGCAGCAGGGGGGGCGCTCATGTATGTTGATTTGGTGGTTGATGTCTTCTTCACCATTGACATCATATTAACTTTCTTTGTGGCTTACCTCGACACGTCTTCCTATCTCCTTGTCGATGATCACAAGAAGATCGCACTAAG GTATATCACAAGCCTATGGTTCGTCATGGATGTAGCCTCAACTCTGCCATTTCAGTTCATATACAGAGTTTTCACCGGGGAAATGCAGAATGGTCAGGCCTTTGGTTTCCTTAACCTGCTTCGGCTCTGGCGACTTAGGCGTGTTAGTGAACTCTTCAAAAG GCTAGAGAAGGACACTATATTCAGCTACTTTTGGACAAGGCTCTCCAAACTAATCTGT GTTATCCTATTTGTAGTGCACTCAGCAGGTTGCTTCTACTATTGGTTGGCTGCCCACCATAAAGTACCAGAAAACACATGGATTGGAGCTCAGGTCCACGATTTTAAACACAGAAGTGTCTGGCTGGGCTACACCTATTCGCTATACTGGTCAATTGTCACCCTAACTACAGTTGGCTATGGGGATTTGCATGCAGTAAATACAGGGGAGAAGACTTTTAATATGTTGTACATGTTATTCAACATCGGCCTCACTGCCTATGTAATTGGGAACATGACAAACCTTGTCGTTCACAGTGCTGTGCGAACTTTTGCCATG AGGGATGCCATCAATGAGATGCTGCAGTATGTGAGCAAGAACAGACTCCCAGAAAGCCTGAGAGAGCAAATGTTGGCACACATGCAACTCAAATTTAAGACAGCTGAATTACAACAAGAAGAAGTCCTGATGGATCTACCCAAGGCAATAAGATCCAGCATTTCCCAGCATCTTTTCCGCAACACGGTTGGAAATGCCTACCTATTTAAAGGGGCTACTGAAGACCTTATTGGGCAGTtg GTGTCAGAGATGAAAGCAGAATATTTTCCACCTAAGGTTGAAATTATCCTAAAAAATGAGATACCAACAGATTTCTACATACTAGTATCTGGAGCAGTG GAGCTGCTGACATACAAGAACGGGATAGAGCAG TCTTTGTCAAAATTGGGACCTGGAGACCTGGCAGGAGAAATTGGGGTTCTTTTCAACATCCCACAACCTTTCACAGTAAGAACCAAGAGGCTTTCCCAGGTTATCCGGATCAGTCATCAGAACTTTAAGCAGATTGTCCAGCCATATAATGAAGATGGAAAGATAATTATCTCCAACTTCATTCAG TACTTGAAGAACTTAAAAGAAGATGTACGTGAAGAAATACGCTTCCTAACAGATTATCTCAGTGATCTGACTATGGAG CAAACAGTAGCATCAAATGAAGAACCACAAAATCGAGAATCATTAGATTCTCACGAAGATGGAAATGTTGAAG GAACACCAGAGAGACCTATCACAAAACCTATAAGGGTGATAATCCATGGGCAGCATCCAAAGGAAAACAACAACAGCTTGGGGATGCTCATCCAGTTGCCCAATTCAAAAGAAGCTCTATTCATATTAGCAG GAAAAAAACTTGGCAAACAAGGAAGCACAATTCTCATGGAGGATGGCTCGCAAGTGGAAGACTTGGATGCTTTAAGAGACAATGATCATCTGTTTATCTTTTAG
- the LOC119997130 gene encoding potassium channel KAT3 isoform X1, which yields MSLETRSSPLPLLFRRRSSGEIKNLATVSSSLLPAFGTVIDERLHLKEYVIVPYDRRYRLWQALLVVLVVYSAWASPFELAFKAAAGGALMYVDLVVDVFFTIDIILTFFVAYLDTSSYLLVDDHKKIALRYITSLWFVMDVASTLPFQFIYRVFTGEMQNGQAFGFLNLLRLWRLRRVSELFKRLEKDTIFSYFWTRLSKLICVILFVVHSAGCFYYWLAAHHKVPENTWIGAQVHDFKHRSVWLGYTYSLYWSIVTLTTVGYGDLHAVNTGEKTFNMLYMLFNIGLTAYVIGNMTNLVVHSAVRTFAMRDAINEMLQYVSKNRLPESLREQMLAHMQLKFKTAELQQEEVLMDLPKAIRSSISQHLFRNTVGNAYLFKGATEDLIGQLVSEMKAEYFPPKVEIILKNEIPTDFYILVSGAVELLTYKNGIEQSLSKLGPGDLAGEIGVLFNIPQPFTVRTKRLSQVIRISHQNFKQIVQPYNEDGKIIISNFIQYLKNLKEDVREEIRFLTDYLSDLTMEQTVASNEEPQNRESLDSHEDGNVEGTPERPITKPIRVIIHGQHPKENNNSLGMLIQLPNSKEALFILAGMEKLKSSTTSKRFLHTDNFKEGLLTVPPGHRKMSFAEISESKSHL from the exons ATGTCACTAGAGACAAGGTCTTCGCCTCTACCATTACTGTTCCGAAGACGTTCAAGTGGTGAAATCAAAAACTTAGCCACAGTTTCCAGTAGCCTCTTACCCGCTTTTGGTACAGTGATTGATGAAAGGTTGCATCTCAAGGAATATGTTATTGTTCCCTATGATCGTAGATACCG TTTGTGGCAAGCGCTTCTGGTGGTGCTGGTTGTGTACTCTGCATGGGCATCTCCGTTCGAGCTAGCATTCAAAGCGGCAGCAGGGGGGGCGCTCATGTATGTTGATTTGGTGGTTGATGTCTTCTTCACCATTGACATCATATTAACTTTCTTTGTGGCTTACCTCGACACGTCTTCCTATCTCCTTGTCGATGATCACAAGAAGATCGCACTAAG GTATATCACAAGCCTATGGTTCGTCATGGATGTAGCCTCAACTCTGCCATTTCAGTTCATATACAGAGTTTTCACCGGGGAAATGCAGAATGGTCAGGCCTTTGGTTTCCTTAACCTGCTTCGGCTCTGGCGACTTAGGCGTGTTAGTGAACTCTTCAAAAG GCTAGAGAAGGACACTATATTCAGCTACTTTTGGACAAGGCTCTCCAAACTAATCTGT GTTATCCTATTTGTAGTGCACTCAGCAGGTTGCTTCTACTATTGGTTGGCTGCCCACCATAAAGTACCAGAAAACACATGGATTGGAGCTCAGGTCCACGATTTTAAACACAGAAGTGTCTGGCTGGGCTACACCTATTCGCTATACTGGTCAATTGTCACCCTAACTACAGTTGGCTATGGGGATTTGCATGCAGTAAATACAGGGGAGAAGACTTTTAATATGTTGTACATGTTATTCAACATCGGCCTCACTGCCTATGTAATTGGGAACATGACAAACCTTGTCGTTCACAGTGCTGTGCGAACTTTTGCCATG AGGGATGCCATCAATGAGATGCTGCAGTATGTGAGCAAGAACAGACTCCCAGAAAGCCTGAGAGAGCAAATGTTGGCACACATGCAACTCAAATTTAAGACAGCTGAATTACAACAAGAAGAAGTCCTGATGGATCTACCCAAGGCAATAAGATCCAGCATTTCCCAGCATCTTTTCCGCAACACGGTTGGAAATGCCTACCTATTTAAAGGGGCTACTGAAGACCTTATTGGGCAGTtg GTGTCAGAGATGAAAGCAGAATATTTTCCACCTAAGGTTGAAATTATCCTAAAAAATGAGATACCAACAGATTTCTACATACTAGTATCTGGAGCAGTG GAGCTGCTGACATACAAGAACGGGATAGAGCAG TCTTTGTCAAAATTGGGACCTGGAGACCTGGCAGGAGAAATTGGGGTTCTTTTCAACATCCCACAACCTTTCACAGTAAGAACCAAGAGGCTTTCCCAGGTTATCCGGATCAGTCATCAGAACTTTAAGCAGATTGTCCAGCCATATAATGAAGATGGAAAGATAATTATCTCCAACTTCATTCAG TACTTGAAGAACTTAAAAGAAGATGTACGTGAAGAAATACGCTTCCTAACAGATTATCTCAGTGATCTGACTATGGAG CAAACAGTAGCATCAAATGAAGAACCACAAAATCGAGAATCATTAGATTCTCACGAAGATGGAAATGTTGAAG GAACACCAGAGAGACCTATCACAAAACCTATAAGGGTGATAATCCATGGGCAGCATCCAAAGGAAAACAACAACAGCTTGGGGATGCTCATCCAGTTGCCCAATTCAAAAGAAGCTCTATTCATATTAGCAGGTATGGAAAAATTAAAAAGCAGCACAACATCCAAAAGATTTTTACACACTGATAATTTCAAAGAAGGATTATTGACAGTGCCCCCTGGACACCGTAAGATGTCCTTTGCAGAAATAAGTGAATCTAAATCCCATCTGTAA
- the LOC119996489 gene encoding DDT domain-containing protein DDR4, with protein sequence MAGSTDGEETASVKELIGEPVVMLDEDDENDFSVSEIAKLRGRWELASVLNFLKVFRPLIGDDLKIRAEEIEAGLIKPDSSIAQLHKLLLKGIPPVSKTLNVSDVWVTSLCNKLAMWWRWVGEGENPLTAAKGEEMSRYKGLDPVDRLLILKALCEIRADQHDAVSFINDAVKDGVQISSFRKNKIGGDENGTSYWYDEDSVIGHRLYKEVCTLKLRTTKSKASLSLPSTCFHWETLATDLDEFQNVAAELSSSGVATKVAVGKIIATDAIPNIEKFEKKKERELKKKLRQELQKNDYLNSCRAGVTRSSRSHKPINYTFHEYDNVMNEAIRLTEKGQTAKDQRQNKRHIDREKGASMEGECENDSPHDAGTGPRDSSSDKADSMDGDSPQDAGTGPRDSCSDKADSGGDNDSPQYAGTDDDDQDDLEDYSDLEDYSSSDSGSLGQENENIGSRKNAKILAPKPKGSRWSQRIASVKENPAVETRNLGAKNRLRQRPIRNSAVGPIVLDSEDENPSE encoded by the exons ATGGCGGGAAGTACGGACGGAGAAGAAACTGCGTCGGTGAAAGAGTTAATTGGTGAACCGGTTGTTATGCTGGATGAAGATGACGAAAACGACTTTTCCGTATCGGAGATTGCAAAGCTACGCGGACGATGGGAATTGGCTTCCGTTCTCAACTTCTTGAAG GTTTTTAGGCCATTGATCGGTGATGATTTGAAGATAAGGGCTGAGGAGATTGAAGCAGGTCTTATTAAGCCTGATAGCTCGATTGCTCAACTCCACAAATTGCTCTTGAAG GGGATACCACCTGTGAGCAAAACATTAAATGTTTCTGATGTGTGGGTGACTTCCCTTTGCAATAAACTTGCTATGTGGTGGCGATGG GTTGGTGAAGGAGAGAATCCACTTACTGCTGCAAAAGG AGAGGAGATGTCCAGATACAAAGGGCTTGATCCAGTTGATCGTTTACTGATTTTAAAGGCACTATGTGAAATACGGGCTGAT CAACATGATGCAGTCTCTTTTATTAATGACGCTGTGAAAGATGGAGTTCAGATTTCTTCTTTTCGTAAGAATAAAATTGGGGGAGATGAAAATGGAACTTCATACTG GTATGATGAAGACTCAGTCATTGGTCATCGATTATACAAGGAAGTATGCACATTAAAGTTGAGAACAACAAAAAGTAAAGCATCTCTTTCTTTACCAAGCACCTGTTTTCATTGGGAAACACTTGCAACTGATCTTGATGAATTTCAGAATGTTGCG GCTGAACTCTCCTCTAGTGGAGTTGCCACAAAAGTTGCTGTGGGCAAGATTATTGCAACCGATGCTATTCCTAATATTGAGAAATTCGAGAAG AAAAAGGAAAGGGAACTCAAAAAGAAACTGAGGCAAGAGTTGCAAAAGAATGATTATTTGAACTCCTGTAGAGCTGGAGTAACTCGTTCCAGCCGCAGCCACAAACCAATCAATTACACATTTC ACGAGTATGACAACGTTATGAATGAGGCTATACGACTAACGGA GAAGGGGCAAACTGCTAAAGatcaaagacaaaacaaaaggcaTATTGACAGGGAAAAGGGTGCCTCCATGGAGGGTGAATGTGAAAATGATAGTCCTCATGATGCTGGCACAGGCCCTAGAGACAGCTCCAGTGACAAAGCTGACTCTATGGATGGTGATAGTCCTCAAGATGCTGGAACAGGCCCTAGAGACAGCTGCAGCGACAAAGCTGACTCAGGTGGTGATAATGACAGTCCTCAATATGCTGGGACTGATGATGATGACCAGGATGACCTCGAGGATTACAGTGACCTCGAGGATTACAGTAGTAGTGATTCAGGCAGTTTGGGTcaggaaaatgaaaatattggCAGCAGGAAGAATGCAAAAATTTTGGCTCCAAAGCCTAAGGGATCTCGCTGGAGTCAGAGAATAGCTAGCGTTAAGGAAAATCCCGCTGTGGAAACTAGAAACTTGGGGGCAAAGAATCGTTTGAGGCAAAGACCCATCCGTAACTCAGCCGTTGGTCCTATTGTGCTTGATTCGGAGGACGAAAACCCATCAGAATGA
- the LOC119997157 gene encoding putative pentatricopeptide repeat-containing protein At3g15130 isoform X1 gives MNRLSFSLLSERQRYANLLRFCSRKMLIDQGVQVHGAVVRMGFGCDLMLSNDLVDMYGKCGKMDLACAVFDKMPDRNVVSWTALMCGFLQKGNPEVSLYFFCQMGSSGIRPNDFTLSTNLKACGVMRFGDIGMQIHGICVKTGFERTPVVGNAIMDMYSKCGRISEAVQMFDVIPLRNLICWNTMIAGYTATGYGEKAILLFREMQEHGEVPDEFTFTSTLKACSGLGAIREGNQIHAHLITTGFPCSVKTTITGALIDVLVKCGNLTEARKLFDRIEQKNVISWSSLILGYAQEENLGEAMNLFRQLRDSSIQIDGFVLSSMAGVFADFALVVQGRQMHAYAIKIPSGLDISVTNSIVDMYLKCGEIDEAKKLFCEMPFRNVVSWTVMITGYGKHGLGKEAVNLFKEMQLDNIKPDDVTYLAILSACSHSGLVDESQEYFLSLIHDRQIKPRVEHYACMVDLLGRAGRLNEAKKLIDSMPLKPNIGIWQTLLSACRLHGDLEMGREVGEILLRLDGCNPVNYVMMSNMYAEAGYWKDCERVRELVKTKGLKKEAGRSWVEIDKKVHFFYGGDDTHPLTVKIHEVLKEMERRMKEEIGYIRRLKYALHDVEEESKEESLRVHSEKLAIGLALVCGGFDGRGGVIRIFKNLRVCGDCHDFIKGLSEILKLVFVVRDANRFHRFEDGLCSCGDYW, from the coding sequence ATGAATAGGTTGTCTTTTTCATTGCTGAGTGAAAGGCAGAGATATGCAAACTTATTGCGGTTCTGTTCACGGAAAATGTTGATTGATCAGGGAGTGCAAGTCCATGGAGCCGTAGTGAGGATGGGATTTGGTTGTGATTTAATGCTAAGCAATGATCTTGTCGATATGTATGGAAAATGTGGGAAGATGGACCTGGCATGTgcagtgtttgataaaatgcctgACAGAAATGTGGTTTCTTGGACAGCTCTTATGTGTGGGTTTTTACAGAAGGGTAATCCTGAAGTGTCATTATATTTCTTCTGTCAAATGGGTTCTTCTGGTATTAGACCGAATGATTTCACTCTATCTACTAACCTTAAAGCTTGTGGGGTAATGCGATTTGGTGACATTGGAATGCAGATTCATGGCATCTGTGTGAAAACTGGATTTGAAAGGACTCCTGTGGTAGGAAATGCTATCATGGACATGTACTCAAAATGTGGAAGAATTTCTGAAGCTGTCCAAATGTTTGATGTTATACCACTTAGAAATCTTATATGTTGGAATACTATGATAGCAGGATATACAGCAACAGGGTATGGAGAGAAAGCGATACTGTTGTTTAGGGAAATGCAAGAACATGGGGAGGTGCCTGATGAGTTCACGTTTACAAGCACACTGAAGGCTTGCAGTGGTCTTGGAGCAATTCGGGAAGGAAACCAAATTCATGCACACTTGATCACTACTGGATTTCCATGTTCTGTTAAGACAACTATTACTGGTGCTCTTATTGATGTTCTTGTGAAATGTGGAAACTTGACTGAAGCTAGGAAGCTGTTTGATCGGATTGAACAAAAGAATGTGATATCCTGGAGCTCCCTGATACTAGGTTATGCTCAGGAAGAAAACCTGGGAGAGGCCATGAACTTGTTTAGGCAGCTTAGGGATAGCAGTATTCAAATTGATGGGTTTGTCCTGTCAAGCATGGCAGGTGTGTTTGCTGATTTTGCTCTAGTGGTGCAAGGCAGGCAAATGCACGCATATGCTATTAAAATCCCATCTGGGTTAGATATATCAGTAACCAATTCGATTGTGGATATGTATCTCAAGTGTGGGGAGATAGATGAGGCCAAGAAACTTTTCTGTGAAATGCCATTTAGAAATGTGGTTTCTTGGACTGTTATGATTACGGGTTATGGAAAGCATGGACTTGGCAAGGAAGCAGTTAATCTCTTTAAAGAAATGCAATTAGATAATATCAAGCCTGATGATGTGACCTATCTGGCTATACTTTCGGCCTGTAGCCATTCTGGACTTGTTGATGAAAGTCAAGAATACTTCTTAAGCTTAATTCACGACCGGCAGATTAAGCCTCGAGTGGAGCATTATGCTTGCATGGTCGATCTGCTTGGCCGAGCCGGACGGTTAAACGAAGCTAAGAAACTTATTGATAGCATGCCTCTGAAGCCAAATATAGGGATATGGCAGACATTGCTCAGTGCTTGTAGATTGCATGGAGACCTGGAAATGGGAAGAGAAGTGGGTGAAATTCTTTTGAGATTAGATGGTTGTAACCCAGTCAATTATGTAATGATGTCGAATATGTATGCTGAGGCTGGATACTGGAAGGACTGTGAGAGAGTAAGAGAATTAGTGAAGACAAAGGGATTGAAGAAAGAAGCGGGACGCAGTTGGGTAGAGATTGACAAGAAGGTTCATTTCTTTTATGGTGGAGATGATACTCACCCACTCACGGTGAAGATTCATGAAGTTTTAAAGGAAATGGAAAGGAGGATGAAAGAAGAAATAGGTTATATTCGCAGATTGAAATACGCGCTGCATGATGTAGAAGAAGAATCAAAGGAAGAAAGCTTGAGAGTTCACAGTGAGAAGTTGGCAATAGGGCTGGCATTGGTTTGTGGTGGCTTCGACGGAAGGGGAGGGGTGATACGGATTTTCAAAAACTTGAGAGTTTGTGGTGATTGTCATGATTTCATCAAGGGTTTATCAGAGATTCTGAAGTTGGTGTTTGTGGTGAGGGATGCCAATCGGTTTCACAGGTTTGAAGATGGGCTCTGTTCTTGTGGAGATTATTGGTGA
- the LOC119997157 gene encoding putative pentatricopeptide repeat-containing protein At3g15130 isoform X2, whose protein sequence is MLIDQGVQVHGAVVRMGFGCDLMLSNDLVDMYGKCGKMDLACAVFDKMPDRNVVSWTALMCGFLQKGNPEVSLYFFCQMGSSGIRPNDFTLSTNLKACGVMRFGDIGMQIHGICVKTGFERTPVVGNAIMDMYSKCGRISEAVQMFDVIPLRNLICWNTMIAGYTATGYGEKAILLFREMQEHGEVPDEFTFTSTLKACSGLGAIREGNQIHAHLITTGFPCSVKTTITGALIDVLVKCGNLTEARKLFDRIEQKNVISWSSLILGYAQEENLGEAMNLFRQLRDSSIQIDGFVLSSMAGVFADFALVVQGRQMHAYAIKIPSGLDISVTNSIVDMYLKCGEIDEAKKLFCEMPFRNVVSWTVMITGYGKHGLGKEAVNLFKEMQLDNIKPDDVTYLAILSACSHSGLVDESQEYFLSLIHDRQIKPRVEHYACMVDLLGRAGRLNEAKKLIDSMPLKPNIGIWQTLLSACRLHGDLEMGREVGEILLRLDGCNPVNYVMMSNMYAEAGYWKDCERVRELVKTKGLKKEAGRSWVEIDKKVHFFYGGDDTHPLTVKIHEVLKEMERRMKEEIGYIRRLKYALHDVEEESKEESLRVHSEKLAIGLALVCGGFDGRGGVIRIFKNLRVCGDCHDFIKGLSEILKLVFVVRDANRFHRFEDGLCSCGDYW, encoded by the coding sequence ATGTTGATTGATCAGGGAGTGCAAGTCCATGGAGCCGTAGTGAGGATGGGATTTGGTTGTGATTTAATGCTAAGCAATGATCTTGTCGATATGTATGGAAAATGTGGGAAGATGGACCTGGCATGTgcagtgtttgataaaatgcctgACAGAAATGTGGTTTCTTGGACAGCTCTTATGTGTGGGTTTTTACAGAAGGGTAATCCTGAAGTGTCATTATATTTCTTCTGTCAAATGGGTTCTTCTGGTATTAGACCGAATGATTTCACTCTATCTACTAACCTTAAAGCTTGTGGGGTAATGCGATTTGGTGACATTGGAATGCAGATTCATGGCATCTGTGTGAAAACTGGATTTGAAAGGACTCCTGTGGTAGGAAATGCTATCATGGACATGTACTCAAAATGTGGAAGAATTTCTGAAGCTGTCCAAATGTTTGATGTTATACCACTTAGAAATCTTATATGTTGGAATACTATGATAGCAGGATATACAGCAACAGGGTATGGAGAGAAAGCGATACTGTTGTTTAGGGAAATGCAAGAACATGGGGAGGTGCCTGATGAGTTCACGTTTACAAGCACACTGAAGGCTTGCAGTGGTCTTGGAGCAATTCGGGAAGGAAACCAAATTCATGCACACTTGATCACTACTGGATTTCCATGTTCTGTTAAGACAACTATTACTGGTGCTCTTATTGATGTTCTTGTGAAATGTGGAAACTTGACTGAAGCTAGGAAGCTGTTTGATCGGATTGAACAAAAGAATGTGATATCCTGGAGCTCCCTGATACTAGGTTATGCTCAGGAAGAAAACCTGGGAGAGGCCATGAACTTGTTTAGGCAGCTTAGGGATAGCAGTATTCAAATTGATGGGTTTGTCCTGTCAAGCATGGCAGGTGTGTTTGCTGATTTTGCTCTAGTGGTGCAAGGCAGGCAAATGCACGCATATGCTATTAAAATCCCATCTGGGTTAGATATATCAGTAACCAATTCGATTGTGGATATGTATCTCAAGTGTGGGGAGATAGATGAGGCCAAGAAACTTTTCTGTGAAATGCCATTTAGAAATGTGGTTTCTTGGACTGTTATGATTACGGGTTATGGAAAGCATGGACTTGGCAAGGAAGCAGTTAATCTCTTTAAAGAAATGCAATTAGATAATATCAAGCCTGATGATGTGACCTATCTGGCTATACTTTCGGCCTGTAGCCATTCTGGACTTGTTGATGAAAGTCAAGAATACTTCTTAAGCTTAATTCACGACCGGCAGATTAAGCCTCGAGTGGAGCATTATGCTTGCATGGTCGATCTGCTTGGCCGAGCCGGACGGTTAAACGAAGCTAAGAAACTTATTGATAGCATGCCTCTGAAGCCAAATATAGGGATATGGCAGACATTGCTCAGTGCTTGTAGATTGCATGGAGACCTGGAAATGGGAAGAGAAGTGGGTGAAATTCTTTTGAGATTAGATGGTTGTAACCCAGTCAATTATGTAATGATGTCGAATATGTATGCTGAGGCTGGATACTGGAAGGACTGTGAGAGAGTAAGAGAATTAGTGAAGACAAAGGGATTGAAGAAAGAAGCGGGACGCAGTTGGGTAGAGATTGACAAGAAGGTTCATTTCTTTTATGGTGGAGATGATACTCACCCACTCACGGTGAAGATTCATGAAGTTTTAAAGGAAATGGAAAGGAGGATGAAAGAAGAAATAGGTTATATTCGCAGATTGAAATACGCGCTGCATGATGTAGAAGAAGAATCAAAGGAAGAAAGCTTGAGAGTTCACAGTGAGAAGTTGGCAATAGGGCTGGCATTGGTTTGTGGTGGCTTCGACGGAAGGGGAGGGGTGATACGGATTTTCAAAAACTTGAGAGTTTGTGGTGATTGTCATGATTTCATCAAGGGTTTATCAGAGATTCTGAAGTTGGTGTTTGTGGTGAGGGATGCCAATCGGTTTCACAGGTTTGAAGATGGGCTCTGTTCTTGTGGAGATTATTGGTGA